A single window of Oreochromis aureus strain Israel breed Guangdong linkage group 7, ZZ_aureus, whole genome shotgun sequence DNA harbors:
- the wdr41 gene encoding WD repeat-containing protein 41, with protein MLRWILGGREAQSSAEKSPVLCIGEEQPKNCFTELQVLKGHFDIVRFLVQIDDFRCASAGDDGLVLVWNVETGERLQELRGHSQQITAITTITCKNEVTLNTSLITASSDRSLSLWDPDTGNRVQTISDLHSSVKCLLVLERLCVWLSGGEELCVWNRDFQLQCQRPNHSDTGITALIELPKNYIAAAMDKKIMIYSLTVSADSSVSVAEIRCLSDHQDQIRALINVNDGFFASGSHMGELILWNATEWNLLAYEHILWEESQAYNQTEIRMGAPKPSEMSIQHLTTNGNLILAAVGSGLYVYSIQTRSVVAYRKVAHDSNVLHTMLLSDSELMSCSEDGSVRMWEIQDLPLPAEPASSGFFGMWSFGRSNKQSGPPSKKVIDIPNIRMLELMGDLIGHSGAVQMFVSFKEKGLVTCSADHLLILWKNGEKQSRLRSLALFQKLEERGGL; from the exons ATGCTCCGGTGGATTCTCGGTGGTCGGGAAGCTCAGAGCTCAGCGGAG AAAAGCCCTGTGCTGTGCATTGGAGAGGAACAGCCCAAAAACTGCTTCACTGAGCTGCAGGTGCTGAAAGGACATTTTGACATTGTTCGATTTCTGGTGCAGATTGATGACTTCAG ATGTGCCTCAGCAGGGGATGATGGCCTTGTTTTGGTGTGGAATGTTGAG ACTGGGGAGAGGCTGCAGGAGCTGAGGGGCCATTCTCAGCAGATAACAGCCATAACCACCATCACCTGCAAAAATGAAGTCACACTGAACACCTCGCTTATCACTGCCTCCTCAGACCGAAGCCTCAGT CTGTGGGACCCTGATACAGGCAACAGGGTCCAGACCATTTCAGATCTTCATTCTTCTGTAAAG TGTTTGCTGGTGCTCGAGCGACTTTGTGTGTGGCTGTCTGGTGGGGAAGAACTATGCGTGTGGAACAGAGACTTTCAGCTGCAGTGTCAGCGACCCAACCACAGTGATACTG GAATCACAGCTTTGATTGAACTGCCGAAGAACTACATAGCAGCTGCCATggataaaaaaataa TGATCTACAGCTTGACAGTTTCTGCTGATTCCTCTGTGTCAGTGGCTGAGATCCGCTGCCTGTCCGACCACCAGGATCAGATCCGAGCTCTTATCAACGTCAATG ACGGGTTCTTCGCCAGCGGGTCCCATATGGGCGAGTTGATCTTATGGAATGCGACTGAGTGGAACCTCCTGGCCTATGAACACATTCTCTGGGAGGAGTCCCAAGCCTACAATCAGACTGAAATACGAATGGGGGCTCCTAAACCCAGCGAGATGTCCATTCAGCACCTGACCACAAATGGAAAT cTCATCCTTGCAGCTGTGGGCAGCGGCCTCTACGTCTACAGTATTCAGACCAGAAGCGTGGTGGCCTACAGGAAGGTTGCCCACGACTCTAATGTGTTACACACCATGCTGCTGTCTGACAG TGAGCTGATGTCCTGCTCTGAAGATGGCAGTGTGAGGATGTGGGAGATCCAAGACTTGCCTTTGCCAGCTGAACCAGCTTCTTCAG GGTTCTTTGGGATGTGGAGTTTCGGCCGTTCAAACAAACAGTCTGGGCCTCCTTCAAAGAAGGTTATAGACATTCCCAACATTAGGATGCTGGAGTTGATGGGAGATCTGATTGGACACTCAGGAGCAGTCCAG ATGTTTGTAAGCTTCAAGGAGAAAGGTTTGGTTACATGCTCGGCGGACCACCTGCTCATTCTGTGGAAGAATGGAGAAAAACAGTCTCGTCTCCGCAGCCTGGCCCTTTTCCAGAAATTGGAGGAGAGGGGAGGACTTTGA